CTTCCACGCCGTAGCGCGGCGCCAGCAGTTGCGCCAGCCACACCGCCAGCCAGCCCTTGGCCGCGTCGCCCAGCAGCGTCAGGATCGCGGCCTTCTTGTTGCCCGAGCGCAGCACGTTGGTGGCGCCCGGGTTGCCCGAGCCGTAGGTGCGCGGATCGGCCAGGCCCATCGCGCGGCTGACCACCACGGCAAACGAAACCGAGCCGATCAGGTAGGCGGCCACGGCAAAGACGACGGTAGCGACGACAGTGGACATAGGGATTCGAAGAATTCAGGCTGCGCGATTGTAGCGCGCACCAGCCGCGGCGCCCGTTTCAGGCGGGGTTGGCGCACTGCACCGGCTGGGCATGGAGCAGTGTGGTCAGCACGGCGGGCGCCAGGCTCACCAGGAAGCCGCGCCGGCCGCCGTTGATGTAGATGCGCTCCAGCGCCAGCACCGAGGCTTCCACATAGACCGGCATCGCCTTGCGCACGCCGAACGGCGAGGTGCCGCCGACCTGGTAGCCGCTGTGCCGCTGCGCCACCTCCGGCTTGCAGGGCTGCACGCTCTTGCGGCCGGCCTGGCGCGCGAGGTTTTTGGTGGAGACCGAGCAGTCGCCGTGCATCAGCACGATCAGCGGCTTGGCCTGCTCGTCTTCCATCACCAGCGTCTTGATCACGTGATGCTCGTCCACGCCCAGCTGGCGCGACGATTCGGTGGTGCCGCCGTGGTCGACGTAGTCGTAGGCGTGTTCGGTGTAGGCGATGCCGTGCGCCTTCAGGAACTGCGTGGCGGGCGTCTCGGAAACGTGGCGGGGTTTGCTCATGCGGAAAGCCTATCCGCGCGGATGGTGCTGTGCATGCAGGGTGCGCAGCCGCTCGCGCGCGACATGGGTGTAGATCTGCGTGGTGGAGATGTCGGCGTGGCCGAGCAGCATCTGCACCACGCGCAGGTCGGCGCCGTGGTTGAGCAGGTGCGTGGCGAAGGCGTGCCGCAGCGTGTGCGGCGACAGCGGCGCGTGGATGTCGGCGCGCTGGGCATAGCGCTTGATCAGGTACCAGAAGGCCTGGCGCGTCATGCCGTCGCCGCGCGCGGTGACGAACAGCGCATCGGCGGTGCGCTCGCCCAGCAGCGCGGTGCGGCCGTCGCGCAGGTAGCGCCGCAGCCAGTCGCCGGCCTCGGCGCCGAACGGCACCAGCCGGTCCTTGCCGCCCTTGCCGCCGATCACGCGCACCACACCCTCGTTCAGGCCGATCTCGACGGTCTTGAGCGCGACGATCTCCGACACGCGCAGGCCGCTCGCATACATCAGCTCGATCATGGCGCGGTCGCGCAGGCCGAGCGGGGCGTCGACATCGGGCGCGGCGATCAGCGCCTCGACCTGCGCCTCGGACAGCGTCTTGGGAACGCGCGGCGGCTGCTTGGCGGTCGACAGCAGGCGCGTCGGGTCGGCGCTGACCACGTGCTCGCGCAAGGCCCATTGGAAGAAGCGCTTGAACACCGTGCGCCGCCGGTTGGCGGTGGAGGCGAGGCTGTCTTCGTGGCGGGCGGCGAAGTAGTCGGAGAGGTCGACGTCCTCGGTCTGGTCGAGCGCCTTGCCGCGCCCGGCGAGCCACTGCGCGTAGAGCGTCAGGTCGCGCCGGTAGGCATCGAGCGTGTTGCGGGCGAGGCCGTCCTCGAGCCACAGCGCGTCGCAGAAGCGCTGGATCGCCTCCGTGCTGCTCGGGGGCAGGGTTTCGGGGGCGGCCTGGGTCATGCCAGCATCACGCCTTCGTGGCGCAGCAGCCAGCGCTTGACGTTCAGGTGGAACCCGTCCTCATCGTGGTTGGAGAAGCCGCCGATGCCCGAGGCGCTCACCACGCGGTGGCAGGGGATGAGGATCGGATACCAGTTCGCGCCGCACGCCTGGCACACGGCGCGCGGTGCGCTGCGGATCTGCTTGGCGAGGGTGCCGTAGGTGGTGACGGCGCCGCGCGGCACCGCGCAGATGGCGTCCCACACGCGGTGCTGGAAGCCGGTGCCGGTGTGCGTGAGCGGCACGTCGAACACGGCATCGGCATCGTCGTAGTAGGCATCGAGCTGATGCGCCAGCCGGCGGATCAACGGGTCCGCCGAGTCGACGGTGCGCGCGCTGTCAGGCAGGTAGACGATCTCCCACAGGGCGCCCTCGACCACGCGCACGCCCAGCTTGCCGAAGGGCGCTTCCAGAACGGCGTCGAACGGGGATGGCATGGCGGTGTGCGGCACGGAAAAGCGATCCTGCGAATCTAGCACAGGCGCGGTCTCCGGGCGGGCACCGCCCCGGCCGCGCGGCCCGCGCTCAGGTGCCGAGCAGTCCGCTTTTGAGGTCGCGGTCGACCGGGTCGTCGCCGATGAAGATGCGCAGCACGGCCTGGTAGAAGTCTTCGCCGGGAATCGGCCGGCCGCGCGCCACGCCGTTGACCGAGAGGACCGTGCCGGCCTGGGGCGTGTAGTCGACGTTGATGGTGTCGCCGCGGCGGGTCGCGCCGATCTTGCGCATCGCGTCTTCCAGCTGCCTCAGGCGGTCGGCCAGCTTGCGCACCTGCGCCTCGGTTTGGTTGCGGTGGATGCCATCGACGAGCGCGTGGATGAAGGTGTCGGCGCCGACGTCGCGCAGCGGATGGATCTGCAGCCGCTTCGGCCCCTTCATGCCGAGGATCACGGCGGCGTTCTTGGCCCGCTCGGGCAGGTATAGCCCGGCCACGTAGCCCTTGATCATGAAGAACGAGCGCAGCCCCGTGCCGTTGAGCGGCAGCTCGTGGCCGGCCAGGCGCACCGCCTCGTCGAAGCGCACGCCCTCGATGTCCGCGGCCGCCCATGCCGGCCAGGCGCATGCGGCGAGCAGCGCGGCGCCGGCTACGCCCCGGCGCCATGCGCGCGGCGTGCCGAGGGAGCGGGCACGCGCAGCAAAACGCAGCGCGCGGCGGATGAAAGCGCGGGTGGAAAACATCGGGGGAAAGCGGTTTTTATTGGAGTCATATCTTGGCGATTTTGCAAATCGGGGCAATTGGTATCTGCCCTGATGAACAACTGTTTGCGTACCGCCTGGTATAAGGCTTTGCGCCCATCCGCGTTAACACGGAGTTGGATGGATTAGGGGGCTGCCATCCGCCGTGGTTTAAAACCAGGGCCGATGCGCATTAAGCGATGCGCGGCATTTCGATGCAATCGAAAAAACCGCGCTATTGAGCCAGCGCCCACGCCACGTGCTCGCGCACCAGTGCGGAGGGATCCTCCGCGCGCGTGAGCAGCGCGGCACGCAGCCGTGCGTGCGCGGGCTCGGGCAACGGCGCCCGCAGCGCATTGCCCAGCGCCACGGCGAGATTGCGCAGCCAGCGCTCGTGCCCGATGCGGCGAATCGGACTGCCTTCCAGCCGCTGGTTGAACTGGTCTTCCGTCCAGCCGAACAGATCGACCAGCGCCGTGGCATCGAGGCCGTTGCGCACGTCGAAATCCGGCAGGCTCGCATGCACGGCGAACTTGTTCCACGGACAGGCCAGCTGGCAATCGTCGCAGCCGTACACGTGGTTGCCCATCGCCGCGCGCAGCTCGACCGGAATCGCGCCCTTGTGCTCGATGGTGAGATACGAGATGCAGCGGCGCGCATCCACCACGTAGGGTGCGACGATGGCCTGCGTGGGGCAGACCTCGATGCAGCGTGTGCAATGGCCGCAGCGGGGCGTGACGGGCGGGTCCACCGGCAGCGGCAGGTCGATCAGGATCTCGCCGAGGAAGAACATCGAGCCGGCGTCGCGGTCGAGCAGCAGCGTGTGCTTGCCGCGCCAGCCCAGCCCGCCGTTGGTCGCCAGCGCGACTTCCAGCACCGGCGCCGAATCGGTGAAGACGCGATAGCCGTAGGGCCCGACCGCGCCGGCGATCCGCTCGGCCAGCTTCTGCAGGCGCTGGCGCAGCACCTTGTGGTAGTCGCGGCCGCGCGCATAGAGCGAGACGGTGGCGTCTTCGGGGCGGCGCAGGCGGTCCCATTCGATGGCGCGCCAGTCGTCGCCGGCAGCCGGAGCCGCGCCGCGATGTGGCACATACGGCATCCGCGCGACGATGGCGCGTACCGTTCCGGCAACAAGCTCGGCCGGACGTGCGCGGAGCATGCCATGGTTCGCCATATAATCCATGTCACCGTGAAACCCCTGCGCAAGCCACGTCCGCAGCCCGTCTTCGGCGTGCGACAGGTCAATGTCGGCGATGCGGATGGCGTCGAAGCCGAGTTCGGTGCCCCAGGAACGGATCTGTGCGACAAGCGCGGCCATCCCGGCCTCATCGGCGGGCAGGCGCGCATCGAGACCCGGTTCGGGCAGTGACGTGGGGGTTCCGGACATGCCTAAATTGTACGCAATGCCTCCTGTGCCCACCGTGCCGCCCGCCGCCGCTCCCGCCGGCCCGACCGAACCGCTCGCCGAGCGCACCGTGCCGCTTGTTGATGAGGCCGCCACCGCCGTGTTCGGCGCGGCCTTCGCGCAGGCCGTGCGGGCGCTGGGTCCGCGGCCCCTGCAGGTCCAGCTCTCGGGCGACCTGGGCGCGGGCAAGACCACGCTGTCGCGCGCCATCCTGCACGGCCTGGGCCACACCGGCCGCGTGCGCAGCCCCACCTATACGCTGGTCGAGCCCTACGAGGTGCCCGGAGCTTCCGGCACGCAGAAGGTCTACCACTTCGACCTGTACCGTTTCGTCGATCCCGAGGAATGGACCGACGCGGGCTTTCGCGACTGCTTCGCCGAGCCCGCGCTGTGCCTGGTCGAATGGCCCGAGAAGGCGCAGGCGCTGCTCGGCACGCCCGACCTGCACATCGCCCTGGCCGTCGACACGGTGCACGAAACCTACGACGACGGCGTTGAACACGCACCACGCCTCGCGCGCCTGAGCGCACGCACGCCGACCGGCCTTCAACTGTTGCAACTGCTGCCCCCATGCTGATCAAGCATCTGCCGACCGACCAACCGGACGATTCCCACCTGCCCAGCCAGGCGCGCAGGCAATGGCTGTCGCGCATGGCCCGGGCGGGCGCCGGGACGGTCGTCCTCAGCCTGGCCGGTCCGCAGATCGCCTTCGGCGCCAACATCGTGGCGGTGCGCGTGTGGCCGGCGCAGGATTACACGCGCGTGACCATCGAGTCGGACACCGCGCTGTCGGCCACGCACCAGCTGGTGGCGGACCCAGACCGCCTGGTTGTCGACATCGACGGCCTTGACCTGAACCCGACGCTGCGCGAGCTGGTGGCCAAGATCACGCCGAACGATCCGTACATCCGCCAGGTGCGCGTGGGCCAGAACCGGCCGCGCGTGGTGCGCCTGGTGTTCGACCTGAAGGAGAGCGTCAATCCGCAGGTGTTCACGCTGCTGCCGATCGCCGGCTATCGCAACCGGCTGGTGTTCGACCTGTATCCGGCCAATCCGCTTGACCCGCTGATGCAGCTGGTGCGCGCGACCGAAGACAAGCAGCAGCGCTTCATCGCCTCGGGCGGCGCGCCGATGCCGGCACCGGCCGAGGACGACGATCCCATCGCCGCGCTGGCGCGCCGCAGCGCCGGCAGCCCGGCGTCCGCGGCCACGCGGCCGGCCGCGGATGGGCGTCCGGCGTTGGCCAATCGCGCGCCGTCGCGCAAGCCCGCGTCGCCCGCCGCCGACAATCCGCCGGCGCTGGCCAACGCGCCGATGTCGCCGCCGCTGGCGATCGAACCCGAGCCGCCGGTGCCGCGCGGCGCGGCTGCCGGTCCGCGCATGCGCCGGCTGCTGACGGTGGCGATCGATCCCGGCCACGGCGGCGAAGACCCGGGCGCCACCGGCAGCGCCGGCACGCACGAGAAGGACGTGGTGCTGTCGGTCGCCCGCCTGCTGCGCGCCAAGATCGACGCCCAGCCCAACATGCGCGCCATGATGACGCGCGACGCCGACTACTTCGTGCCGCTCAACGTGCGCGTGCAGAAGGCGCGCCGCGTGCAGGCCGACCTGTTCGTCTCCATCCACGCCGATGCCTTCCTGTCGCCGGAGGCGAAGGGGGCATCGGTGTTTGCGCTGTCCGAGCGCGGCGCCTCCAGCGCCCAGGCCAAGTGGCTCGCCAACAAGGAGAACGCGGCGGACATGATCGGCGGGGCCAACCTGGGCTCCAAGGATGCGCAGGTCACGCGCGTGCTGCTGGACCTGTCGACCACCGCGCAGATCAGCGACAGCATGAAGGTCGGCCGGTCGGTGCTGGAGCAGATCGGCGGCATCAACCGCCTGCACAAGGGACAGGTCGAGCAGGCCGGGTTTGCGGTGCTGAAGGCGCCGGACATTCCGTCGATCCTGATCGAGACGGCGTTCATCAGCAACCCGGAAGAAGAGTCCAAGCTCACCGACAGCGCCTACCAGAACCAGCTGGCCGAGGCGATCCTGCGCGGCATCCGCGCCTACTTCGCCAAGAACCCGCCGCTGTCGCGCAATCCGGGCGTGTGACGGCCGGCGGCGATGCTGTCCTGAGCGCGCCGGCGTAGATCGTGGTGTGGCCGATCAGGCGGGCTGGCCGGCGCGGTCGGCGGCCCGGTCTTCCGCGTGCGCGATGCGATCCGCGTACCGGCGCGCCAGCGTCGAGCAGACGATCAGCTGCAGTTGGTGATAGATCATGATCGGCAGCACGATCAGGCCCAGCGCCGGGTTGCCGGCAAACAGGATCTTCGCCATCGGCACGCCGTTGGCCAGGCTCTTCTTCGAGCCGCAGAACACGGCGGTGATCTCATCGGCCAGGCCGAAGCCGAAGCGCCGCGCGATCCACGTCGTCGCGCCCAGCACCACGAACAGCAGCGCGCCGCTCATGATCGCCACGGCGACGATGGTCTCCCACGGATACTTCGACCACACGCCCGCATGTGTCGAATCGGCGAACGAGTTGAAGACGATCAGCAGGATCACCGCGCGATCGACCTTGTTGATGATCGCCTTATACCGCGTGATGAAGCCGCCGATGGCCGGGCGCAGCAGCTGGCCCAGCACGAAGGGCAGCAGCAACTGCTCGGCCACGCCCAGCAGTGCCTTGCCGACCGGCAGCTCCGCGCCGGAGGCCTGGATCACGAAGCTCATCAGCAGCGGCGTGGCCACCATGCCGATCAGGCCCGAGATGGTGGCATTGAAGATGGCGGCCGGCACGTTCCCCTTGGCCATCGCGGTCATCGCCACCGACGACGACACCGTGGACGGCAGCGCGCACAGGTAGAACACGCCCAGCAGCAGCTCGGCCGGGATGAAGGGCTTGCATGCGACCAGGATCGCCGCGCCGATCAGCGGGAACAGGACGAACGTGCAGCTCTGCACGAACAGGTGCAGGCGCCAGTTGCGCGCGCCTTCGACGATCTTCTCGCGCGACAGCGCCGCGCCGTGCAGGAAGAACACCAGCGACACCCCCAGCACGGTGACGATATCGAGGTGCAGCGGCCCCGCGCTCGCGCCCAGCGACGGGAACAGCAGGGCCAGCAGGACCATCACCAGCATGGCGCGGATGAAGCCGTCGATGCGGGAAAGGAAGGGGATCTTCATGTGCTTGCGCAGCCACGGCGCCGATCGGATCAAGGGATGGCCGCTATTGCACGCCATCCCCGCCTAGAATACAAATGCATTGATCGAATCAATTCATACGGTACCCACATGAATGTGACGCTGCGCCAGTTGCGCGTCTTCCTTGCCGTGGCACGCGCGCACAGCTTCAGTCGCGCGGGCGACACGATCGGCCTGACCCAGCCGGCCGTCAGCCGGTCGATCTCGGAGCTGGAAGGCGAACTGGGGCTCAAGCTGCTTGACCGCACCACGCGCGAGGTGGTGCTGACCGAGGTGGGGCGCTCGCTGGCGACGGCGCTCGAGCGCCTCGTCGCCGACCTGGACGACACGCTGCACCAGGCGCGCCAGGTGGGCGAGCAGCGGCGCGGCCGCGTGGTGGTGGCGTCGAGCCCGACGGTGTCGACGCGGCTGATGCCGCTCTACGTGGCCGAGTGCGCCAAGCGCTATCCCGACATCCGCATGATCGTGCGCGATTCGGTGCAGGTCGATACGCTGCAGCTGATCCGCGGCGGCGGCGCCGACTTCGGCGTGGTGATCGAGCCGCTGGACACCGAGGGCCTGTGGACCGAGCCGCTGCTGACCGATCCGTTCTGCCTGGTGTGCCGGCGCGACCATCCGTTCGCGCGGCGCGGCAGCGTGCGCTGGAAAGAGCTGCACCGCACCGCCATCGTGCTGCTCGACCACGCTTCCGGCAGCCGTCCGCTGCTCGACCGCATCTTTCTGCGCCACGGCGTGCAGCCCGATGTGGCGCAGGAGATGGGGCATACCGCCGCCGTGTTCGGCATGGTGGAGGCCGGCATCGGCGCGGGCGTGGTGCCGGCGCTTTCGCTGCCGCTGCCGTCGTCGTCGCAACTGGTGTCGGTGCCGCTTGCGCCGCGCGAGACGCGCGGCATCGTATTGGCGCGGCGGCATGACCGCTCGCTGTCGCCGGCGGCCGAGGCGGTATGGCAGATGATCCGCCGCATGGCGCTGCCGGCCGGCTAGCCGCATCAGGGCCTCGCGGCGCTATTTGGCGGTCGGCATGGCGAACTCGGCGCCCTTGCCGATACTGGACGACCAGCGCTGCATGACCGACTTCTGCCGCGTATAGAAGCGCACGCCTTCTTCGCCATACGCATGCATGTCGCCGAACAGGCTCTTCTTCCAGCCGCCGAAGCCGTGCCAGGCCATTGGTACCGGGATCGGCACGTTGATGCCCACCATGCCGACCTGGATGCGGCGCGCGAACTCGCGTGCGATGCCGCCGTCGCTGGTGTAGCAGGCGACGCCGTTGCCGTATTCGTGGGCATTGATCAGCGATACCGCCTCGGCGAAGTCCTTCACGCGCACGCAGCCCAGCACCGGGCCGAAGATTTCCTCCTGGTAGATCCGCATCGACGGTGTGACGTGGTCGAACAGCGTGCCGCCGGTGAAGAAGCCTTGCTCACGGCCGGGCACGCGCAGGCCGCGCCCGTCGACCACCAGCTTCGCGCCTTCGGCCACGCCCTGTTCAACGTAGCCTTCGATGCGCTGCAGTGCTTCGCGGGTGACGATCGGCCCCATCTCCACGTCGGGCATCATGCCGTCGCCGACGACGAGTGTGCGGGCGCGTTCGGCCAGCGCCGGCACGATGCGGTCGGCCACGTCGCCGACCAGCACCGCGATGCTGGTCGCCATGCAGCGCTCGCCCGCCGAGCCGTAGGCCGCGCCGATCAGGGCGTCGACCGCCTGGTCGAGGTTCGCGTCGGGCATCACGACCAGATGGTTCTTGGCGCCGCCGAGCGCCTGCACGCGCTTGCCCGCCTGCACGCCGCGCTGCTGGACGTAGGCCGCGATCGGCGTGGAGCCGACGAAGCTGACCGCCTGCACGTCGGGATGGTCGAGCAGCGTATCGACCGCCGGCTTTCCGCCTTGCACGACGTTGAAGACGCCGGCGGGCAGGCCGGCCCGCATCAGCAGATCGGCGATGAACAGCGATGCCGACGGGTCGCGCTCGCTCGGCTTGAGCACGAAGGTGTTGCCCGCCGCAATCGCCACCGGGAACATCCAGCACGGCACCATGCACGGAAAGTTGAACGGCGTGATGCCGGCTACGACACCCAGCGGCTGGCGCATCGTCCAGTTGTCGATGCCGGTGCTGACCTGATCGGTGTAGTCGCCCTTGAGCAACTGCGGAATGCCGCAGGCGAACTCGATGATGTCGATGCCGCGAGCCACCTCGCCCTGCGCATCCGAGAACACTTTGCCGTGCTCGGCGGTAATGATGGCCGCGAGCGCGTCGCGATGCTCGTTCATCAGTTGCAGAAAGCGATGCAGTACGCGCGCGCGCCGGATCGGCGACGTGTCGGCCCAGGCGGGAAAGGCGGCCTTCGCGGCGGCGACGGCCTGGTTCACCTCGTCCGCTTCGGCCAGCGCGACGCGCCGGGCGGCCTTGCCGGCAGCGGGATTGAACACGTCCTGGAAGCGACCGCTGCGGCCAGGCAGTCGCGCGCCGTTGATGTAGTGGCCGACGTCTGCGTCGGAGGTGAAGGCGGGGTGCATCGTGTCTCCTGTTGGCTGGGGGAAGCTGCAGTCTAGGCAGCCGCCCGGCACCGGAGAAGCCCGGTACGCTTGAATCACTGTTTGGATTAGTGAACAATCAAATGATGAATCTGAAAAATATCCAGACGCTGCTGCCGCACATCCATTCGCTGACGGTGCTCGCGACGACGAACAGCTTCACCGCCGCGGCCCAACGTCTGGGCATCAGCAAGGCGGCCATGAGTCAGCGCATTGCCGACCTCGAGAAGGCGGCAGCGGTGCCGCTGGTGCGACGGACGACGCGCAGCGTACGCCTGACCGAGGCCGGGCAGACGCTGGTCGACAGCACGCGCGACGCCTACGAGACGATCGCCGTGCATTTCGCGCGCGTGAAGGATCTGGCCGGCGAGCCGCGCGGGCTCGTGCGCGTGACCGTGCCGGTCGCGCTCGGCCGGCAGCAGATCGTGCCGCTGCTGCCGGCCTTCCTGCAGCGCTACCCCGGCGTGCGCATTGAGCTGGACCTGTCGGATCGGTTGCACTCGCTCACGCAGGAGGGCTTTGACCTGGCGATCCGTCATGTGACGGCTGCGCCGGAAACGCACGTCGCCTGGACGCTGTGCCGGACGCAAGCCGTGCTCGTGGCCAGCCGGGATTACCTGGCGCGGCGCGGCACGCCCGAGCATCCGCAGGCGCTGGTGGATCACGATTGTCTGTATTACCTGCGCGGCAATGAGCCGGCGGCGTGGAGCTTCGAACCGCGTGGCCGAAAGCGCGGCCGCGTCAGCGTGCCCATCCGCGGCTGCTTTGCCGCCAACAACAGCGAGGCGATGCGCGAGGCGGCGCTCGGCGGGCTTGGCATCGCGCTGTTGCCGGACTTCAGTGCTCAACACGACATCGATGCGGGCCGGCTCGTGCCGGTGCTTGAAGCGTGGCGACCGGTCGGGGTGTTTGGCGAGCAGATCCTTGCCATCCGGCCGTACAGCCCGGTCGTGCCGAGCGCTGTCAGCGCGCTGGTGCAGCACTTGCGCACGCAGCTTGCCGGGGGTTTTTCGGGGCCGCCGCGGGGTGGAGCGGCGGGCTGAAAAAGGCGCCTGCATGACAGGCCGAAGGAGGGGGCGCTGCCCGCGATAGATCGCGGCCGAGCAGGCCAAGCGCGCCGGTTTGCCGTTAGCTAAAACCGTTCACCGTCCACGGCCTGCGCCGTATCGGTTCGACGCGGCTCAACGAGGTGGGCTTGAGCCGCGGCTGCTGTCGCGCTTGTCCTCGAATTAGCCGCTTTCCGGTGTCTGCGTGTCCAAGGGCACGACGACTTGCTGGAACCCTTGGCCCGAATGGGTTGCGACAGCAACCGTGCGTTCGACGAGTTGCTTCGCAAGCCAATCCAGTGGGTGCGACTGCGCGAGGCCTGGGAGACGCACATCCCGTGGCCGGCATCCCGAGCCGACCCTTGAGTCCATCCAGGGTGATCTTCCCGACGATACATCAGCCGCCTGGCGACCGGTGCGCGCCCGTCCGTAAACCACTGCCTGACGCTCACAGCCAGTCGGCCTTACTTCGGCTGCATGCGGATGGCGCCGTCGAGCCGGATCGTCTCGCCGTTGAGCATCGGGTTCTCGATGATGGCGCGCGCCAGCTGCGCATACTCCGCCGGTTTCCCCAGCCGCGGCGGGAACGGCACCATCTTGCCCAGCGCATCCTGCACCTCCGGCGGCATGCCCAGCAGCATCGGCGTCTCGAAGATGCCCGGCGCGATCGTCATCACGCGGATGCCGTCGCGCGACAGGTCGCGCGCGATCGCCAGCGTCATCGCCACCACGCCGCCCTTGGATGCCGCATAGGCGGCCTGGCCGATCTGCCCGTCGAACGCCGCCACCGACGCGGTGTTGATGATGACGCCGCGCTCGCCGCCGGCATTGGGGGCGTTGGAGGTCATCGCCGTGGCCGCCAGGCGGATCATGTTGAACGTGCCGATCAGGTTGATGTTGATGACGCGCGCGAACTGGTCGAGCGGGTGCGGTCCGGCCTTGCCCACCGTGCGCGACGCCGGGGCGATGCCCGCGCAGTTCACCAGCCCCGCCAGCGCGCCGAGCGAGGTGGCGGCCTGCACCGCGGCCTGGCCGTCGGCTTCCGAGCTGACGTCGCAGCGCACGAAGCGCCCGCCGATCTCCTGCGCCAGCGCCGCGCCGGCGGCCTCGTTCAGGTCTGCGATCACCACCTTGCCGCCGGCCTCCGCCAGCGCGCGCGCCGTTCCCGCGCCCAAGCCCGACGCGCCGCCGGTGACGATGAACACCTGATCGCGAATCTCCATGCCTGTCTCCTGATGGGGTCTTCGAGGTAATTGACGTTTACGTCAACGTCATATGTTACCGCGAAGCCGGCGGTGGACGGCAGGCCGGGCGGTCGGCGCGCGCAAAAAAAACGCTCCGGCAAGCGGAGCGTTTCGGTGGTGCGGTGTAGCGGCCGGGTCAGGCTTCCAGTGCGCCGAACACGCGGCCGGTGATGTCTTCCACGTTGCCGATCCCGCTGATCTTGCGGTACTTGGGCGGCGCCACCTTGGCGGCACCGTTGCCGTTCTCGGCCCAGCCGGAGTAGTAGTCCACCAGCGGGCGGGTCTGGTTCTCGTACACGGACAGGCGCTTGCGGACGGTTTCTTCCTTGTCGTCGTCGCGCTGGATCAGCGGATCGCCGGTTTCGTCGTCCTGGCCCTCGTTCTTGGGCGGGTTGTACTTGACGTGATAGGTCCGGCCCGAGGCCACGTGCACGCGGCGGCCGCTCATGCGCTCGATGATGGCGTCGAACGGCACGTCGATCTCCAGCACGTAGTCGATCG
The sequence above is a segment of the Ralstonia nicotianae genome. Coding sequences within it:
- a CDS encoding LysR family transcriptional regulator, which translates into the protein MNVTLRQLRVFLAVARAHSFSRAGDTIGLTQPAVSRSISELEGELGLKLLDRTTREVVLTEVGRSLATALERLVADLDDTLHQARQVGEQRRGRVVVASSPTVSTRLMPLYVAECAKRYPDIRMIVRDSVQVDTLQLIRGGGADFGVVIEPLDTEGLWTEPLLTDPFCLVCRRDHPFARRGSVRWKELHRTAIVLLDHASGSRPLLDRIFLRHGVQPDVAQEMGHTAAVFGMVEAGIGAGVVPALSLPLPSSSQLVSVPLAPRETRGIVLARRHDRSLSPAAEAVWQMIRRMALPAG
- a CDS encoding CoA-acylating methylmalonate-semialdehyde dehydrogenase, which codes for MHPAFTSDADVGHYINGARLPGRSGRFQDVFNPAAGKAARRVALAEADEVNQAVAAAKAAFPAWADTSPIRRARVLHRFLQLMNEHRDALAAIITAEHGKVFSDAQGEVARGIDIIEFACGIPQLLKGDYTDQVSTGIDNWTMRQPLGVVAGITPFNFPCMVPCWMFPVAIAAGNTFVLKPSERDPSASLFIADLLMRAGLPAGVFNVVQGGKPAVDTLLDHPDVQAVSFVGSTPIAAYVQQRGVQAGKRVQALGGAKNHLVVMPDANLDQAVDALIGAAYGSAGERCMATSIAVLVGDVADRIVPALAERARTLVVGDGMMPDVEMGPIVTREALQRIEGYVEQGVAEGAKLVVDGRGLRVPGREQGFFTGGTLFDHVTPSMRIYQEEIFGPVLGCVRVKDFAEAVSLINAHEYGNGVACYTSDGGIAREFARRIQVGMVGINVPIPVPMAWHGFGGWKKSLFGDMHAYGEEGVRFYTRQKSVMQRWSSSIGKGAEFAMPTAK
- a CDS encoding LysR family transcriptional regulator, whose product is MNLKNIQTLLPHIHSLTVLATTNSFTAAAQRLGISKAAMSQRIADLEKAAAVPLVRRTTRSVRLTEAGQTLVDSTRDAYETIAVHFARVKDLAGEPRGLVRVTVPVALGRQQIVPLLPAFLQRYPGVRIELDLSDRLHSLTQEGFDLAIRHVTAAPETHVAWTLCRTQAVLVASRDYLARRGTPEHPQALVDHDCLYYLRGNEPAAWSFEPRGRKRGRVSVPIRGCFAANNSEAMREAALGGLGIALLPDFSAQHDIDAGRLVPVLEAWRPVGVFGEQILAIRPYSPVVPSAVSALVQHLRTQLAGGFSGPPRGGAAG
- a CDS encoding 3-hydroxyacyl-CoA dehydrogenase → MEIRDQVFIVTGGASGLGAGTARALAEAGGKVVIADLNEAAGAALAQEIGGRFVRCDVSSEADGQAAVQAATSLGALAGLVNCAGIAPASRTVGKAGPHPLDQFARVININLIGTFNMIRLAATAMTSNAPNAGGERGVIINTASVAAFDGQIGQAAYAASKGGVVAMTLAIARDLSRDGIRVMTIAPGIFETPMLLGMPPEVQDALGKMVPFPPRLGKPAEYAQLARAIIENPMLNGETIRLDGAIRMQPK
- the adk gene encoding adenylate kinase, with product MRLILLGAPGAGKGTQAKFICERFGIPQISTGDMLRAAVKAGTPLGIEAKKVMDAGGLVSDDIIIGLVKDRLQQSDCKNGYLFDGFPRTIPQAEAMKDAGVPIDYVLEIDVPFDAIIERMSGRRVHVASGRTYHVKYNPPKNEGQDDETGDPLIQRDDDKEETVRKRLSVYENQTRPLVDYYSGWAENGNGAAKVAPPKYRKISGIGNVEDITGRVFGALEA